The Candidatus Bathyarchaeota archaeon genome includes the window AACCTATCAGGCAGATTCCCACCAACCCTCTTTAAAGCACTCTCCAGCATATCCCGGATATCTAGACTTATCTTGTCATAGTATACCGCTTCAGTTTTACATGAGGGGCATATTTCTCCTTCCAGATATCTTCCACATCTCGGACACCTTCCTCGAGTTTTAGTCTCTACGCCACAGTTTTGACAGATCACTCCAAAAGTACGAACACCGCAATTTGGACAGAATCTATCTACAACCTCAACTCTTATTGTTTTGTTCTTCTCAATCTTTAATATATCTCTTTGCGTACCTCCAGCTAGTTCAATAGGAAACAATCCATGAACATATGGAGAAAGCTTTCTTTCTTTTGCCTTTTCCGGTCTTCCCATCCTTGAACCTACATAAACAGAACTTTTATCTCTCAAATCCAGACCTGAAATTCTTCTAACAAACTCCAATCCATTTTCTTCTTTTACATCTATTTCTAAATTATCTAATGCTAAGCATCTATAGATTATAGGAGCCTCTTCTTCAATTATGATGTTACCATCTACGACTCTGTGGGGTATCAGCAGATCTTCCAGGGTCTCCTTATCAATGGCATCGACCCTAGCCTTTATGCCCTCTTTATCTGGCCTTAAGGTCGCTAGGTTATTCCTTAACCGGAGCAGCCGTTCTCCCGAGACGGAGGACCAGAGATAGGTATACCTTGGGTGTAGGGGAACCCCCATCTCAGCTATCTTCAGCGCCTCTTCCGGAGTTGGATTTGACATCTGATTTATCGCAAGCTCCTTCAGCCTCTCAATCCGTATGGAGACCTTCTCTGCAAAGGCCTCGATGCCTAATGTTTCTAAGGCTCGGATGTATTCAATTCTCCACTGGTTCTCGTCAAATCCTGCTGGGAGGAGGCTCTTGTTATTCTGAAGGAAGTCTCCAGCATTGATGAGTATATCTCCCAGAAAGAGGACCTCTTTTACATATGGGAGGATCTTCTCTGCCTCCTCTGGGTTCTCAACCCTTAGAACTGAGCCATCGTTTAACTTCACGATGGGGGGTTCGATCGAGTCAACTGGTGCAACGGCAGCCGACTTTCCGGGGAGCTCAATCCTTAACTGGACGCCCGTGGCCAGGAACTTGTCTAATATTATCATGGTTGAGGGATGGATCCCTACAGCTGAGAGGCCCGTATTTCTAGCCCTCCCATACCTTAGCCTGAATCCTCCCCTCCTATTGTGGAATGAGAATACAGGCCTCCCTACTACAATCTCCTCCATAAAGCCCGAGGATGATTCGCTAGTCGCGTCAAGCTTGCATAATTTTGAAAGCCACTCCCACCCCTCGATTTGACATCTCTCACATATCCCCATGAGCTTTCTCGCTCTTCCGATGACCCCATCAACAACAACTATGAGAGCTCCCCCCCTTACCCTGTTAGTCTCGATACCGGGGACGTCCCTGAAGCTAGAAACCTCATAAGGGTCTGTTCCTACGCCCGTCGCCTCTACTGGGATGTTTCTGATAGCATATTCAAGATCCTCGTCAGAAACATGATATTGAAATCTTCTGACTTGACGCTCATATAATCTAACTTCCTCAACAAACCTTTTAATAACCTCCTCTTTTGGCTTATATCTGTCTAGTCCGAGATATTTCCTCACGAAGTCGGCGACCACTAGGGTGAGGGCTTGAGCGGTTCCGCCGGCAGGTCTTATTGGACCTGCAAAGTATAATGAAAGGTATTTGCTACCATCTTGGTTCTGCTTAATTTTTACATCTTGTATTCCTTCAATTGGCGCTATGGTTACGCCTTCAGTTAAAATTGCAAGAGCGGTTCTTATAGCCTTTTCAGCTGGATTTTCAAATTTTCCAAATTTTCCATAGATTATCTCTTCAGCTATTTTGAAAGCCATCTCATCTCTATCCATTTTTTCTAATTCTCTTATTCTTTTTCCTACACCTGGTGGACCAACCATTTTTTCTACTCTCTCAGCTATATCTCCAACTATTTGAGGCTCAACAATCAGCGTTGGGTCTAATCCCTTTCTCCTAGCTTTTTCAGCGATAGAATATAACCTATTTAGCTCCCCAGTTATTTTTGAAAAATATTCTTTATACTCATTAGAAATTTTAAACAATTTAACCACATCTTTATAACTTATCGTCTCGTTTCTTAACTTCTCTTTTTATGTTTTTAATAATTTCCCTTATTTTTTCAACCACCTCATCTCTTTCCATCTCTATCATAGTTCCTGTGACAATTATATCTGCCCCGGCCTCTGCCGCCCTTCCCGCGGAGATACCATCCTTTATTCCTCCTCCAACGATTAGAGGAATCTGAAGATGGCTTTTCACGACCCTTATCATCTCAGGAGGGATTGGTTTAATTGCTCCCGACCCCCCCTCAAGATATACAAACCTCATCCCCAAGGTCTCCGCCGCAAGGGCGTAGCAGAGGGCGATCTCAGGATGGTTATATGGAATTGGCCGGGCGTGTCCAATATATCCCGCAGCCCCGCCATCTCCGACGATTATATAACCCATCGGCAAAGCCTCTATTTTGTACTGTTTTATGAGCGGGGC containing:
- a CDS encoding geranylgeranylglyceryl/heptaprenylglyceryl phosphate synthase; its protein translation is MNNKVEKYILKKIEEDGSIHMTLIDPEKTDIKSCAEIAYSAEVAGSSAIMVGGSTLASQNLLDEAINSIKSRVSIPVILFPNNLSGVSRYADAIWFMSLLNSSNTYYIIDAQALAAPLIKQYKIEALPMGYIIVGDGGAAGYIGHARPIPYNHPEIALCYALAAETLGMRFVYLEGGSGAIKPIPPEMIRVVKSHLQIPLIVGGGIKDGISAGRAAEAGADIIVTGTMIEMERDEVVEKIREIIKNIKREVKKRDDKL
- a CDS encoding DNA polymerase II large subunit, whose translation is MVKLFKISNEYKEYFSKITGELNRLYSIAEKARRKGLDPTLIVEPQIVGDIAERVEKMVGPPGVGKRIRELEKMDRDEMAFKIAEEIIYGKFGKFENPAEKAIRTALAILTEGVTIAPIEGIQDVKIKQNQDGSKYLSLYFAGPIRPAGGTAQALTLVVADFVRKYLGLDRYKPKEEVIKRFVEEVRLYERQVRRFQYHVSDEDLEYAIRNIPVEATGVGTDPYEVSSFRDVPGIETNRVRGGALIVVVDGVIGRARKLMGICERCQIEGWEWLSKLCKLDATSESSSGFMEEIVVGRPVFSFHNRRGGFRLRYGRARNTGLSAVGIHPSTMIILDKFLATGVQLRIELPGKSAAVAPVDSIEPPIVKLNDGSVLRVENPEEAEKILPYVKEVLFLGDILINAGDFLQNNKSLLPAGFDENQWRIEYIRALETLGIEAFAEKVSIRIERLKELAINQMSNPTPEEALKIAEMGVPLHPRYTYLWSSVSGERLLRLRNNLATLRPDKEGIKARVDAIDKETLEDLLIPHRVVDGNIIIEEEAPIIYRCLALDNLEIDVKEENGLEFVRRISGLDLRDKSSVYVGSRMGRPEKAKERKLSPYVHGLFPIELAGGTQRDILKIEKNKTIRVEVVDRFCPNCGVRTFGVICQNCGVETKTRGRCPRCGRYLEGEICPSCKTEAVYYDKISLDIRDMLESALKRVGGNLPDRFKGVKSLMNRKRCPEPLEKGLLRARYDLSVFKDGTIRFDATNVPLTHFKPCEVGVEVPKLRQLGYNTDMYGEILTSPEQMLELKIQDIIIPEECGDYLVKISKFIDDLLTNFYRLEPFYNISRKDELIGHLVLGLSPHTSAAVVGRIIGYTKNRVCYAHPLWHAAKRRNCDGDEDAIMLGLDPLLNFSREFLPEQIGGLMDAPLFLIPLINPSEVDKEAHNFDVMDRYPPEFYRLSREKAPPNIYRGLIDTIGGRLGREDQLQGFRYTEISTDINLGSHEGAYTSLGTMLEKLERQLDLSKKLKAVDAKVIAIGVLNSHLMKDIVGNLNAFTSQVFRCVRCNRRYRRPPLRGVCIQCGGALAMTVHRGGIEKYIEPALKLIEKYDLGSYFNDRIKLIESEISSLFPKEELKQKAKRQIELIEFLR